GATATGAAAAAACCCCGTCGATTTCGGCGGGGTTTTTTGTTGAGGGGAAGGAATGGTTAGCCAAAATGATTTTTGATGTGAAGAGATAAGATTAAAATAAAAGACTCGTCTCTACATTGTAACCTCATCCAGCTTCTTACTAATCCTGTTTTGCTCGTCGCTACCAATCGTTGAGAGACGCAGAATCGGCAAGCCGCATTTTGCCAACACGGCATCTTTGAGGGCGTCACGTTCAGCCTGTCGCGTGCCTTCGCGATGGAACGCATAGCCATCAACCTCGACAGCAAGCACCGGACTGTTATCGATGGTGCGGTAGATCACAAAATCGACATGCGTCCACGGATGGGTGGCATAGGCCGCCTCTTCGGGACTCAGCCCATCGGTATTGCGCACCAGCATCGAAAGCGGAAGCTGGAAAACGACACCCAAGCCCTGCTTCTCCTGAAGCACCGACTCTATGACGCCATGCACAAGGTTCTCCGAATCGTAGCGCGAAACCCGCTTTCCCTTTTTCAGCATCTCCCGGCGCACGGCGGCGTAGTCGCGATAGAGAAGGTCAAAGACCGAACGAGCCTTGCCCGGCAGAACCTCGCCATTGTTGTACCGGATGTAACGGACTAAATCGGCGACGTTGCCACTCCCCTCCGCCATCTCCGTCGAGACGACCAGCCAGAGCCTCTCCTGCGCACGGGATACGGCCACGTTCAGCAGATTCGGGTTATCGACGAACTCGTTGGCATCGTTCGCAACGGTCGATATGACGATGACCCGCTTCTCCCGGCCCTGATATTTATGCACCGTATCGACCTCGATCTCCTCCGGGCCAAGAGTGGACTGCATCAGGTCGGCCTGTTTCCTGAATGGCGAAACGATGCCGATGTCGTCGGGGTTGACCGATCGTAGCTCCGGCAAAACCTGTTGTGTGATTTCGTCAATCTGGCGCTGATTGATGGTGCCACGAGCGTGTCGCCCCTCGACGGTCACGATCGCTTTGAGCACCTCAGGCTCACCATGGTCGCGCGTCATGATCAGGAGTTCGCCCCCATAGAACTTCCGGTTGCAGAACTGAATGATTTTCGGATGGCACCGGTAATGCTCCCGCAGCAGCGTCTCCGGAAGTTCAGGGAACGCCGCACGCACGGCGGAGAGCAAGCTATGACGCTCGAAACGGCAATGCTCCGGAACATCGTAGCGCAACGCAACTTCGCTTGCTCTTTTGATATCCTGACCGGTCATCACATTGGGCAACTGCATGGGATCGCCCACAACGACGAGCTTCCAGGCGCAACCCATCGCAAGCACGCCGCTGAGCAGATCGACCTGGCTCGCCTCATCCACGATGACGCAATCGAACAGATAACCAGACTTGAGCGATGTGATAACCGAAAAGGTAGTGCTGAGAATGACCGGATATTCATCAAGAAATGCTTTGGGCTCCCGCCTGAGATCATCGAGCGTGAATCGCTTCCGTGCGCGGTTGTTGTAGTTCCCGGCAAGACGGTGCCTCAGCAGTTGCATCGACAGCTCTGTCAAGCGCTCCAGACGCTCCTCAAACCGGAATCCCGCGAGTGACGCTTCGAGCCCTTTCCGCCTCGCCTCCAGATCGGCGATCGAGCGAAGGTAGTAGGCTCTTTGCAACAGGGCAATGCGCTCCTCAACGGTGAGCGCGAACAAGACTCGACCCGCCAGACCAAACCGGAGCAGAAAACGAATCTTCTCCAGAAAACCGGCGCGATTGCCCGACGGCGAACGCTCCACCGCCTGACGCTTCATCTCCTCTTCACAGGCGAGCCAGTAGTTCAGCAGCTTTTTCGCGGAAGCTTTTGGCTTAAACGACCCCTCCGTCGCCTTCAGACTCCGCCCTCGGGTCTCCTCATAAAACTGTTCGAAGTGAACCATTTCAAGCCGGAGTGCATCGAGTTGCTCAATGACGGCCGCCAAATCGTTCTGCTCGGCAAACGCCTTATCGAGCTCGCTGTTCAGACGCAGAATCTCCTCGCGCGCAGCAGCCTCCTCGTCCGGTTGGAGCATCGGCAACTGAACTCGCCCGTCGCTCTGTGCCTCGATGAATGCCTCTTTATTCTCGTTGCTTCCGAGAAATGCCGCCATGAAATCCAGCTCGTACTTCTGAAGCTTTTCCAGCACATTGGCCGTCGCCGAGTTGTTGTTGGAGACCACGGCGATCCGCTTGTTCTGAAGCAGCAGGTTGGCGATCAGGTTCAGGATGGTCTGGGTCTTGCCGGTGCCCGGCGGCC
This portion of the Chlorobaculum parvum NCIB 8327 genome encodes:
- a CDS encoding AAA domain-containing protein; the encoded protein is MNPRRHLIIIKGKELTDQVTRIERTAGRMAVTYVGGKTYRYASGNVEWLSNPERIPTGDSRVFVQGAQLADIDDVLHFGKWVKLFHKSGEQRLCLFSDLDVQQAEPSSGRSQDVLAYFRELAEGSPLRSIDDQSLMAMKYRHLKQGATRSILSSFLEARFPGSAKRLPLDLIFPFGCNMSQKMAVQRAMQHPVSVIQGPPGTGKTQTILNLIANLLLQNKRIAVVSNNNSATANVLEKLQKYELDFMAAFLGSNENKEAFIEAQSDGRVQLPMLQPDEEAAAREEILRLNSELDKAFAEQNDLAAVIEQLDALRLEMVHFEQFYEETRGRSLKATEGSFKPKASAKKLLNYWLACEEEMKRQAVERSPSGNRAGFLEKIRFLLRFGLAGRVLFALTVEERIALLQRAYYLRSIADLEARRKGLEASLAGFRFEERLERLTELSMQLLRHRLAGNYNNRARKRFTLDDLRREPKAFLDEYPVILSTTFSVITSLKSGYLFDCVIVDEASQVDLLSGVLAMGCAWKLVVVGDPMQLPNVMTGQDIKRASEVALRYDVPEHCRFERHSLLSAVRAAFPELPETLLREHYRCHPKIIQFCNRKFYGGELLIMTRDHGEPEVLKAIVTVEGRHARGTINQRQIDEITQQVLPELRSVNPDDIGIVSPFRKQADLMQSTLGPEEIEVDTVHKYQGREKRVIVISTVANDANEFVDNPNLLNVAVSRAQERLWLVVSTEMAEGSGNVADLVRYIRYNNGEVLPGKARSVFDLLYRDYAAVRREMLKKGKRVSRYDSENLVHGVIESVLQEKQGLGVVFQLPLSMLVRNTDGLSPEEAAYATHPWTHVDFVIYRTIDNSPVLAVEVDGYAFHREGTRQAERDALKDAVLAKCGLPILRLSTIGSDEQNRISKKLDEVTM